The genomic region GTGTGGATGAACGCTTCGGCAAAAGAAAAGACCTGCAGGGATTGATAGATGCGGCCCACCAAAGAGGAATTGCAGTGATCCTGGATTCCGTATATGGTCACACAAGCGGGAGTTTCCCGTACTCTTACGTTTATAAAAAACTGGCATATCATGAGAACCCTTTTATGGGCCCCTTTGCCAGGGATTATTTCGGTGAGAGCACGGACTTTCGCCGTGCCTTCACGCGTGACTTCTTCTTTACGGTCAATCACCACTGGCTGGACTGCTATCACGTCGACGGTTTTCGCTACGACTGTGTGCCGAATTACTGGGACGGCCCTCTGGGGCTGGGCTATGCCGCTCTGGTCTATGAGACATATCAGCTGGTGAAGGCAAAGCAGGGGGTTAGCGGTTCCCGGCAAAGGTTTTTTAATAATGGGAATATTAATCTCATCCAGTGTGCCGAACAATTAGAGGGACCGAGGGAGATACTGGAGAAAACCTATAGTAACTGTACCTGGCAGAACGAAACGTTGGGTGCAGCCAAAGGGATAGCCCTTGGAAATCAGAACGAACTGGTTAATCTCGGCCTTCGGCTCGGTCTCTTTGGTTATCCGGAAGAGGTTACCGGCAATAACGATACCATTAAAAAGACGGCGCTTCAGTATATCGAAAATCATGATCATTCCCGTTTTGTATGCAACTTCCGCACTATTTTTCGCGGTAATGAGCTGTTGGGAGAGGGAGACCGCACACTCTGGTATAAAGTTCAGCCCTACCTGATAGGCATCCTTGCAGCCAGGGGTATCCCCATGCTCTGGCAGGGTCAGGAGTTTGGCGAAAATTACTACATCCCTGAACAGGGTCTGGGACGGGTGCTGATCTTCCGGCCGGTACGCTGGGACTATTTTTATGATTCAATCGGCAGGAATACGATCACCCTTGTGCGGAAACTGATCAGATTGCGTCTGAAATATCCCCAGTTTCGTTATGGCGAGCATTTCTTTTACAACCATTATGACCGCTATCTCTCCAGAGACGTCATGCTCTTCTCAAGAAAATACGGTAATAACTTCAGCCTGATTGCACTTAACTTTGGCGACCGGGAGCAGAGAGTACCGTTTGAGTTTCCATTCAACGGCAATTATCGGGAAGAACTCCATGGATATGATAACCTGAAGGATATCTCCAGCGGCGGAGATTCGTGGCTGACAGTTCCAGGAAACTATGGACGTATCTGGACTTTAGAGACCGGATGAGGATAAGATTTAATTTTTCAGCCGCAGATTTACGCAGATAGATACACTAAGAAGTTATATTCAAGCCTTTGGGAAACGCTGTAATGGTTGTATCCAAGGAAGCAAGGCGGACACCGAAAGAAATCAGATTTGGTGGAGCTGAGCGGGATCGAACCGCCGACCTCTTGAATGCCATTCAAGCGCTCTCCCAACTGAGCTACAGCCCCACTTTGGATTATATAAATTAAAGGTTTTACCTGATAATTGTCAAGGAACCCTTACTGTTCTGTCCCCGTCTTCCTTTCCCGCCTTCTCTCTGTCACTATTTTTGCAGACCTTGTCACCCATTCAGTCAATAATGTATTATTGATAATTATGATTAAACCATTTGAGACTACAGGAATAGGAAGCCTTCCCTTTACTGACCCGGATGAGGCGGTCAGGCTTGTGCTTGCGCACTGTGACATTCCCTTCTGGCCCCAGTTACCTCACCGCACCTTCAAGGAGTTCATGGTTCCCCAGTATACAGAGGGTTTGCCGGGTGTAGTAGTGGATACGGACAGGGAGAGGGTACTGGTTGAGCAGGCAGGGCAGGACGACTTGAACCGTTTTTATGAACTTTACTCAGCCGGTGAGGACTTTCCCATCTCAAAGGAATACTCCAGGGGGTTTTATGCCTTTCTGGATAAGATAAAAGGCAGGCAGTTTCGGGTCTTAAAGGGACAGATTACAGGCCCCCTGACATTTACCCTCGGGCTGAAGGATGTGGAGGGGCGGTACATATATTTTAATGAGGAGTTAAGGGAGGTGGCCTCACTTCTCCTTCAGCGAAAGGCCCAGTGGCAAGTGAAGGTGCTTTCGGCATTTGCTGAAAAGGTGATTATATTTATTGACGAGCCCATCCTTTCTGCAATAGGCAGCAGCAGTTATTTAGGTGTTGAGTCCGCAGAGGCTGAAAGACTCCTGCGCGATACAGTTGAGGCTATACATTCTGTTGACGGCCTTGCAGGAATACATTGCTGCGGCAAGGCTGACTGGGGAATGCTGATCCGTACGGGTGTGGATATACTGAACTTTGATGCCTACGATTATTTTGAGACCCTCCAGATATACACTGATGACCTGGAAGGGTTCTTCAGAAAGGGCGGATATCTCGCATGGGGGATTGTTCCTACCACAGGTGCCATACAGAATGAGAAGCTTGAAGTCCTGAAGGAAAGACTTCTCGGCAGGCTCAACGACCTC from Nitrospirota bacterium harbors:
- a CDS encoding alpha-amylase family glycosyl hydrolase: MKLLPLNKLGARETSPGVIDFGMFLPWVSANDGNRLWVKVIHEKDQFLQDIQPSVFELNHSIDPDYGDYWSVQIDINPVSRPHPESAWGTPGRYVYRYCLQSPNVPEIIDWIIDPFAREFGVGKLSAFTLGYEAYKWSDHENTWRTPALDDIVLYELMINEFGNDISGTISRLNYLEDLGINCIEVMPVSNVANTVDWGFLPIGYFGVDERFGKRKDLQGLIDAAHQRGIAVILDSVYGHTSGSFPYSYVYKKLAYHENPFMGPFARDYFGESTDFRRAFTRDFFFTVNHHWLDCYHVDGFRYDCVPNYWDGPLGLGYAALVYETYQLVKAKQGVSGSRQRFFNNGNINLIQCAEQLEGPREILEKTYSNCTWQNETLGAAKGIALGNQNELVNLGLRLGLFGYPEEVTGNNDTIKKTALQYIENHDHSRFVCNFRTIFRGNELLGEGDRTLWYKVQPYLIGILAARGIPMLWQGQEFGENYYIPEQGLGRVLIFRPVRWDYFYDSIGRNTITLVRKLIRLRLKYPQFRYGEHFFYNHYDRYLSRDVMLFSRKYGNNFSLIALNFGDREQRVPFEFPFNGNYREELHGYDNLKDISSGGDSWLTVPGNYGRIWTLETG